From the Hoplias malabaricus isolate fHopMal1 chromosome 13, fHopMal1.hap1, whole genome shotgun sequence genome, the window gccggggccacagtcacaggtgcagaagcggccgaaGAAACAGAAGCGGTGCGGttcgccgccttcacagggacaggagctgcatatgccgccttcacgggaacaggagcggcggatGCCACCTTCgcgggaacagaagcggccgggtTGGCTGCCTTCAtgggaacaggagcggcggatgccgccttctctggaacaggagcggcggatGCCACCATCTCtggaacaggagcggcggatGCCACATTCTCTGGAACAAGAGCGGCGGGTGTCGCCTTCACAGGCACGTGCCAAAGCTGCTGAGGGCTTAGGGGGACTGATGGGAGCACTCTTGAGCGATTTCTTCAACCCTAGATCCCCCGGAGGTGCGcctctgttagcctcacctcccttGACCTGAggtttgaggctaacagccccagCTCTCAACCCCCtcacccaaaaatttccccggacctgaggggaggtcctcggaggcagggggccctgtgGAGATGTCCTcagaggcaggaggccctgcggaGAGGTCCtcagaggcagggggccctgtgGAGaggtcctcggaggcagggggccctgcggaGATGccctcggaggcagggggccctgcagagATGCCCTTTTGAGGGTTGGACCTTCTGTCAAGAACATGGGGTGGAATGACAGAGGCGGTCCCATTGTctacgcactcgctaaaacacattgactttattaacaaaacatgACGAAACAGAGACAGGCAGACTCgagcaaaaaacaaaatgaggaacagacgagacaaatgggcaaaaacaaaacaaaacggaATGAGGAAAGAGAATGAGCGccagacaagacagacagactgaaggGAGCAAAAGAACAAAGGTGGAAACGACAACGgtgaaacagcagagacagacagacagactagactgagCAAACATGACGATAAAGAAAcgaatgtccaacaaacatacacagaaacaaagggacttatatacacacaaggacacctgagactgataatgagagggcaggattacaaatgagacagaGACTTCCTGTTTGCCTGTGTATGGAGTAGTGGTGGTTTTTTAGGGCTCCACAAAGCCTTCATTAAATTATATCATTTTACGTCTTGGAGTGTCAATCTCCtatttttttgtgtattatACCTTACACTTTCTCGGTTCCATTTTACGCTGTATTCATGCCGCCCAAGTTAGTTAAAACTGCTGGACTTTCGCAATCTAGGATCCAGCCTGCAGCTCATGCCTCATCCCCGCATTTGAGTGGCGTATCCAGCCCTTCAAGTGCACCCCCTGATCCTGCCATGACCCCGGACATTGCAGCCTTAAAGTCTGAAATTGTTCGCGCGGTGGTGGCTGAAATTTGTGATGTGATGAATCAACACTACTCTAACATTAAGTCTGATCTTTTAGTGTTAAAGACGGATTTACTTCATGATTTCACTAATTTGAAATCTGATGTGAAGACTCTCCAAACCACTGTGGACGGAGTTGAGCGATCACTTACGGCATGCACGGATGATGTATCGGAGCTTCCGACCAATGTTGCTTCCTTGACCAAGACTGTTGCTGACCTGGACGCCAAGTGTGAGGATCTAGAATCTCATTCACGGACACAAAATATTCGTATCATTGGAGTTCCTGAGGATGGATCTTTTACTCTGTCAGCGTCTAATGTATCTGCGCTGCTCAAAGACGCGCTTCAGTTGCCAGATCTGCTACGAATTGACTGAGCACACTGATCACTTGCCCCAAAGCTGAGTCTCGGTCAACCTTCCCATCCAATTATTGCTTGACTTCATTACTACGAAAACTGTATCTGTATTCTCAAACAGGCCAGGCTTCAACCCTGAAGGTCGCACTCAGgcatgtctctgtctgtcttacTGGATTATACTGCGAAAGTTGTTATGGCACGAGTTGCGTTCAATGCCGTATGTAAAACATTACGTTCAATGGACGGAGTACGTTATGGATTACTTTGTCCGGCAAGTTTCCGCATAACTGCTAATGGCGAACACTGTATTTTTGACTGTCCTAAAGAGGCAGAACAGTTCGTGCGAGGTTTGCACGCTGGCTGATTTTAGAAATGGTTTGGAACTGATGTGGTTATGCTTGTTTATGTGTAAGACTCTACGTTTAGAAGGAGGTTGACCCTGCACATTGATTGTATATATTTTGCTTTGTTGGGCTCCCTGATTAGGTTTGCAAGATTACTGGGAGTATATTTACATTTGGGATAGCTCTGTGTTTGAGCTTTGTTGAACACTTGTTTTAGTTGATGTAATGGGTGGGTGTGTTCAGTGTTCAGTTCTatgggtgtgtgttttatatagttttattttattttattttattttattttatttatttatttcccttcCCCCTaggtactctctctctctttcattattATCTTATCTTTTACAGCTCTTTTTCTATGGCGTCCCTAAAAATTGTCAGTTGGAACGTTAATGGCCTTAATAATATCACTAAGAGATCCAGGATTATGGCACATTTGAATCGTTTGAAGGCCGATGTGATTTTTTTACAGGAGACACATTTGAACAATTCTGACCACTTAAAACTGTGCGTAAACAATATGAGTGAGATTTTCCATTCGTCTTATAACTACAGAACCAGAGGTGTTGCTATTTTGATTAGATCAGGTACCTCATTTGTAATGGAGAAGGTTATTTCTGATAGAACGGGGAGGTGGATAATTGTAAGTGGCATATTGCTTAATAAACCAGTATTACTTGTAAATTTTTATGCAGCTAGTTTTGATGATCCTGAGTTCATGCGTAAATTAATTAGCTCTTTTCCATCTCTTCACACCCATTCTTTGATCATAGGAGATGATTTGAATTCTGTTATTGATCCAGTATTAGATCGTTCTTCCTCGACTCCTGTTTCTAATTCACAGACTTCCCAAGTGGCGCTTGACTTTTTTTCTAATTATGGTATCTGTGACCCTTGGAGGCATTACAACCCCATAAATAAATCCTTTTCCCATTACTCTCATGCACATAGGTGCTATTCCCATATTGATAATTTCTTTATTTCCAAATCCTTTGTTCCTAACagtggtgattgctctaagactgcaagggaagctcagcttcccctaaaatgtaaaaaaataagtgatcaaatatatattgttgtgtgtacatgtcattgaataaatatgcactacaacgcgctcaacttttgttcagaatcagcttcttatcgctggtaaagacacggctttcctctcaatcattcgcgcagattaacagtgatttaaacagtgcggacgctgagcgtccacagagttcaatggagaagcagcgaagtgcagggaaacgagacgagtgattggataaatgctgggctttgtcccgcccatcggacgctcagcgtctctgggggtctatggggcagtgggctggtctcggctggcccggacgctcagcttctgcatgatgattggatgatctgtctgaggctgaatccctttttgattgacagcgaaatgagcgaatcagcgatcctttggtgtaaagatccgtgggagcacaggcggacacacttcacatgcgccagggccgtttaagcagcctaactctgctggccattgagaggacactagtcaagtccctggaaaagacgccttgttggtacgacagggtcacagatcattttcttaaaaaggaacggagggtagaatttacgtataaataaaccgacacattttatgatgtaggccgaaattgagcttcccctccttgaaagaccagcatccgccactggttccTAACGTATCCTCAGTTGATTGTCATCACCCAATCATCATTTCTGACCATCATATTCTTCCCTGGAGGCTCAATCCTTTACTTCTAGCTGAGGATGATTTTTGTACCTATATTATTTCTTCTATAGATGATTTTTTACACTTTAATGTGGCTGGCACTGTCTCAGCAGCTCTTCTCGGGGAAACTCTTAAAGCTTACTTGCGCAGTCAAATTATATCCTTTATCGCCCACTCCAATAAACAATACAGAACTGATCTACAGAATCTCACTGATAGACTTGCTAACCTGGATTGTCTCAATTCTCTTTCTCCATCACCATCCCTGCATAAGGAGCGCGCCGAGGTTCAATTACAGATCGACCTTCTCACCACGAAGGAGACAGAGCGGCTTCTCTTATGATCTCGTAGAAAATACTATGAGAGTGGGGATAGACCCACAAGATTATTAGCTCATCGTCTAAAGGGCCTTACCAATGCCAGATTAATTTCACAAATTAGGGATGAGAATGGTAACATGTGCACAGATCCTCTGTCAATAAATCACTGATTTCAGGACTTTTTCAAAAAACTATATACATCTGAATCAATGATGATCCTGAAATGAACAGATTTTTGATTGTTTATCATTCTGAACAGTTGATTCTGCACAGCCAAATAAAATTTTAGCCAAATTACTAGCCTTGCGGTTGGAATCTGTTCTCCCTCATATTATTTCATCAGACCAAAATGGATTTATTAAACGTTATCTTTTCTCTAATGTTCGAAAATTGCTCACTGTGAAATCAACGAATAGCTCTGCAGAACATCCAGAAATTGTTATTTCGTTAGACGCAGAAAAAGCTTTCGATAGAGTGGAGTGGTCATATCTGTTTGAAATCTTAAGCAGATTTGGTTTTGGTCCTATGTTCATTTACTCGTTGAAACTATTATATAGTGCTCCCCGTGCCTCTGTTCGTACTAATAATATGCAATCCCCATATTTTCCCGTTTAGGGGAACTAGACAAGGCTGTCCATTATCCCCTTTGTTGTTTGCTTTGGCTATAAAGCCCCTCTCTGCAGCATTGAAAACTTTTCCTCAGTTTCAAGGCATTCAACGTATGGGCACCACAATGAAGGTTTCACTTTATGTTGATGATCTACTCTTATCTGTAGCTAACCCATCTAACTCCCTTACTTGCATACTGAATACATTATCAGGTTTTGGGTCTTTCTCCGGGTATAAAGTGAACCTTCAAAAGAGTATTTGCTATCCTATAAAAACATTGGCCAAATCTATGGTTAGAACACATATTCCTTTTCATTTCTCCGATGATGAGTTCAAGTATTTGGGTGTTTTTGTTACTGATACACTAGAAGCCATTATCCGCACTAATTTTGATCctctaatatttaaattaaaaagcgATCTTGTGAAGTGAAAATCCCTCCCATTGTCTATGACTGTCAGGTTTAACActgtgaaaatgaatgttttgcccaaatttctgtttttatttcaaactCACCCAGTGGTTCTCCCTAAGAAGTTTTTTACTGAATTAGATAAACTGATAACTGACTTTATTTGGGATGGCAAATCACCCAGAATTGGATTGTCCTTGTTGCAAAAATTTAGATCTGATGGGGGACTGGCTTGGTCTGTACATATTCATAAAATTCTTCTTTGGATTAAGAGCCCTGATCTAATATGGTGTAAATTAGAACATTCATCTGTGGTAACCTATTCCATTCCTGCTCTCATTTTTACATCTTTACCACTGTTTCTGGCACATAAAGTAAATAACCCAGTTGTCAGATGCACATTCTGCATCTGGTACCAATTTAGGCAACACTTTAAGTTTTTATCTCCCTGTATATTGCTACCTGTTTTGGACAATGATTTATTTTCTCCTCCCTTTACAGACTCGTTTCcgtttgtgatttttttaaagacagagcTATCTTCGTAGCTTTGCTCAATTGCAGGCTGACTTTCAGTTGCCTTcatctattttttttcattatttacagcTCAGGCACTGCTTATCCACATTATTTACTTCATATAACACACAATCTGTATCTCAACCTTGGGAACCTTTGCTCGATTTTAATCCTTTTTAGAAATCTCttatttctttaatatattCACAGCTCATGACATTTACTGAGGTTTCGTCATTTAAAATTAGACATGCATGGGAGCAAGAGTTAGGGATTAATATTACAGATGATTTGTGGAGTGGGGTGATTAAAACCATTCATACGGGTGCATACAAGTGTCAAACTTCAATTTTTACAATTCAAGATTCTACATAGAGTACATCGATCAAAGTCACAATTATCCAAATTTTATCCATTATCAGTAGATGATTGTTGTAATAGATATGGCAATTCCCCTTGTGACCTTAgtcacatgttttatttttgcccCTCATTGACTTCTTTTTGGACCAACTATTTAGATTGCCTCACTAAGATCACTGGCTTAAACATGGCTCCAGATGTTTCCCTTGCTATATTAGGATATTCCGTAAATCTCCCATATTTGTCAGCCATGCTGTCTGGGGTACTGGCCTTTACTTCGTTAATAGCCAGACGCTGTATCCTTCGCCTGTGGAAATCTCCTAATCCTCCTCTAATTTCAATGTGGCTTAGGGACATGTTACAAGtactaaaaatggaaaaaatctTGGCAACATTCAATGGCCGTATCATCAACTTCTATGTCAAATGGCACCGTTTTCTTGCGTATATAGCATCACTGACCTCTTTATCTGTGGATTGAGTACCTACTCTCCCCAACCccctccttttttttcctttctctttcttttcttctttgttctaaTTTGAAAAAGGAGtcctatatttatattatttctttaCCTGACAAGGTTTTGCTATTTATGTTATTTAAGATATTTtgtattctgtgtttttacagctgtTTGCACTTGTCTCTgtctataaataaaaattatatatatatatatatatatatatatatatatatatataatttatcagCCAAAAAGGGTAAACTGACAAAActtaactaaaataaataaaaataaaataccatttgaaaaaataaataagaataaaaataaataaatgagacactgacgaggaggaggaacaaaggtgggactagggcagagacatgaacaataacaaacagagccatgtgcaagagcacatgACGGGGAACAACAGACAACACAGGGCCAGGacatgacagatgccccctcctaaaCACGCAACTCCTGGGGCGAGtacacctagaccccccaggagcttttttttttttaacacaataaaagatttccagtgttttcactgaacaactttattttattttgtaaatattaaccAGTGCACTCCAGAAGTGTTGCTGCAGAGGCAAATAAAGAGTGAAAATGTACAGAATATTCTAGATGCATTTTCACTATTTTTATTatagaatattttattataaaagagGTGAACTCGTAACAGGCAAGAGTATCATGATTGGGTACAAATTTAACTGACAAATCCACAAACAAAgttttcattgttttcactgaacagccTGAGTTTACTTTGCAagtaaaatcacatttaaaattcaaaagtTTACACATTTAACGTTTAAGTAACAACAGTTTTCTGAAGTATTCTGAAGCTTATGTGGCTATATTCATCACTCTCACATCTCGCAGGTCAAACTACTTCAACTTTGGTGTTCAGCCTTATCCTACATTGACTGGTATTTCTGCAGATTTATTGAATCCAGAGACATCTCAATCTGTGTAAGGCAAAACTTTTGAAGTGCATTACTTTGAGCCCTCATTGAATAGAAATGTCAGGACACAcggggcagactgacggaggcggactcccttgctaaaacacagtatttattGAAACAATAGATGACAaaacagagatagacagactcGAATGATTAGACAGAATACCATGACAGAAGGAGACCTAGACAAAGACTTGAACAGAGAGATCGTACGGGAAGAGTTAAACAGTGACTTGGAGAAGGAGAGCAAAACAGAGAACTGAAcaaggagagctaaacagagaactaaacagatACAAAGAGAGCTAGACTGAATTAAGATACAAACAGACCTGAGACAAGGGAAGTGATAGGAACAAGGCAAGGGAATGAGCGACaggcaagacagacagactgtaGAATATGAACAAAGGTGGAGAtgcagagacaaacagacttgaAAACAACATAACCTAGGAAACGAACAGAGGAAACGACGTGACCTAGGAGTAGAAACGAGAACATGGCATGACTGAGACAAACAGACCGGACTAGCGACATAGAGCAACACAACATGACTTTAgaaaggaaacaacaagactggGAATTGGAACGAATCTGTGTTTTGGTCAGTGGAGTCCATGTTTCAGCCTGTTTTCCTAAAAATTGATGTTGTGTTTTCATGCTTCTGGCAAAAGGAACAAACTAGACTGTTATCAGCACTATATGAAAAAGTTAGCATCTGTCAGAGTTATGCCATCCTGACTACCATCccgggaagtccatggttactTCAGCAAAAcagtgccaggcctcattctgtatgTGCTACAACAACAAAGCTTTGTAGACACAACATGTATGTGCCTGAATGAATTGTCTGCATTCCAGATCTGTGCCCTAAGGTGCTTCAATAAGAGGAGAGTCTTTCAATGGCAACCACAAACTGTGGAGCAACTCAATTCTTGTGTCTATAGAAATATTTATGAAAGAATCAGGACCATAGAGTACCagtaccattttaaaataacactTTAATTATCATGTTGAAACAATCATTGCATGATCACATGAAACATGTTAATTCAAACTGGGAAACACGGATACTCATAAAACATTCAACTCTTAGTGTAAATTAACTATTGATAGAAATCTATCAAATAACAAATGTAAATAGATTTATGgaattttccttttaattttGAGCTGAAATTTCAATGTATGTGtggaacatttaaattaaaactatGCTGTTGTTTtgcatattacattttttattttaattttggtatTGATATGCTTCCATATGTATCAAGCAAGCATGCACCTAGATTCCTCATGCAACTTCAACAATTGGTATCTTTAGTTTTGAAATTATTAAATAGTGTAATTAAATGGAAAAGTGTCTTTGCACATATGTGTTTATGTTCACAAAACAGTCATGTAGTTCTGTGAAAGCTttagatatttttaatttatgaattctcagttaaataaattttcaagagaattaacaaatcaaagatattttttattgcattttacaaagtgACCCAATTTTTTTGGTTTTGAAAGCAAATTAGCACAGCCATACACTGTTCATGACACAGTAAAGTGCTGTTGTAGCATATTTATAGAATAGAAGAAAATAATCTCCGAAACTTTCTTCCCAAATACTACTAGTTCTGGATGTGTGTGGCACATTCAATGTGTCAAGATATTCTCTTTATACAAACACGTTACGACCCaatctagggttgagccgtaacagaatgaggtgatGTGTTGGATTAATATATGTGAAGGGGATAActgtaacagatgtaaatggtgaaacaaaaaggacacaaacggaaacacagaatgaataatgaatagaatatatattgtaagtgtgatatgtacaatgaaaccaaacaccagtgaacttcaggaaggcctttagccgacaaaaacaacaaacaaacacccctcctaactgacccacaaacagctctaacttacctaagtgtaaacaaaaggaaacaaaagacaacaccttaccttcctccctgtctatacacagaaacacacacaaaacccactcccaaaacaaacggcagccaaccctactctggtgaaatatatacacagtgttacaataatttacaaaaggTAGCTCTAGCATCAGTATTCaaaagggcaaaaacaaactcgtagtcgaaataggaatggatcaaagtcaaaaccaggcaaacagaattcaatatacacaacacaaatcacagcacaaaacaaagcttccTAACAGCGTACACAGACACATATTTATGACTCCCGCCGAGATGACGTAGACGAAGTGAtgacagacaacacatggactggatgacGGACCGGACTCAGGACGATGAACAAATACACGAACTGGAACATAgaatgaactctagacgggtgaacaaacatggacaggaacagattgcagaacctataaatttacagagatagtaagagagagagagaaaacacacacatacacagcgcagcgtaacacACAGTAAAGACATTTAACTAAAATGTTGCTCTTCTTTCATTGTCAGTGTGTGGTGTCGCACCCCTAAACACAAAGATTGTAGGAGGACAGAATGCTACACCAGGTTCCTGGCCATGGCAAGTTAGCCTGCAGATTAATGGTTTCCATTTCTGCGGTGGATCCCTCATCAATTCTGACTGGGTTCTAACAGCAGCTCACTGCTTTGAAAGGTGTCACACAGGATAAAATTTACAAACAGATCATTTTGATACTGTAATGACAAATATAAAACCATGTAGGAGATTTgatcatttaattattaatcataTTTTTTTCCAGCTTCACTGCTTCACAGGTGACCGTTTTTCTGGGTGAGCAGTCACTGGGTATTCCTACTTCAAATGTAGTGTCAAGATCGGTTACTCGAGTCATCATAAATCCCAGCTACAGTTCAGTTACTAATGACAATGACATTGCCCTGCTGCAGTTGAACTCTAGTGTGACATTCACTCCTTTTATAAGACCTGTGTGTCTGGCTGCAACTGGAAGCACATTCTTCAATGGCACTCTGACATGGGTCACTGGCTGGGGAGACACTGATTTTGGAGGTGAGAAATTAAAGATCTGCAGGGAAAATAAGGGTTGTATGCACCAAATGAAAAAAGGGATTTATCCTTTGTGTCCTTTCAAACTGTGGCTGTCCCTGGAGGTTTTTTAAACTTGTGAACATGTGGGAATCCCAAATCAACTTTCACTGTGCATGTTGTTCTCATACTTAAACAGCAGGATATATGCTGAAGGTCAGATGGATATACGATTGCAGATTAAAGATTAATGTTATATGATTAAATTGAACACTGACAATATTGGAATAAAAGACACTGTGAAATAAAGGTTCCATTCACaagctaaaaaacaaaacagacaatgaCTTTTCATTGAAAATGTCTTATTATGAaaggaaatatattttcaaCACATCTGAGGCTTAAGTTGTCTAAGCCCTGTGTCTAATTTgttaaatgaacaataaataaattgattaataaataaacaatgaaccAACATATGCCTTGTTTGAAAATTATGCATGACAAtaaggattattattattattgttgtggttgttgttatactgtattataataaattatatattataatctttcaaacCCTTACATACTCAGGAAGGGCATTCTAAAGGCAAGGGGCAGCTGAACAAAAAGCACAATAACCCATTGTATGTTTTTAAGATAAATCACCTACTCTGTCTTTAACAAAGCAAGTATGTTTTTGGCACCAGTCTTGACTCTTTCTAACACAGGCTATGAACTAGAAATGCAATTGTCTTTCTAAAGATTTCCTAGATAAGAAGATTACGTTACCAACTAATGTCCATAAAAGTATCCATCTCTAGGAACAAGTttgtagtttgtgtgtttgtgtttactacCATGGATGAGTTAAAGGGGTAAGACATATTTTGTGGTATGTAGTACACTGATGATTAAAAGGAAAGTTCATGTTTAGTTTATCCAAACATTGCAATTTCCATAGTATATCAACTGATGTACATAATTATATCTGTGGTTCAggctacacatttaaaaatataataaaacctAGTAAACCTTGCAATATAATCAAGTGCATGGTTCAGTGTTGGTCATGTTAAAACAATGTTTGATGTGTATTTCCACAGTAAGTCTTCCAGCTCCCATGACCCTGCAGGAAGTACAAGTCCCAGTAATTGGAAACAGGAAATGTAACTGCTTATATGAAGTCGGAGCCATCACAAACAACATGTTATGTGCTGGATTGTTGGCAGGGGGCAAGGACTCTTGTCAGGTAATCTCTCCAGTCTCTTCATTTCCTCTTCACCATTGTTCATTTCATTAAGAGCTGTTCAATATAAACATTAACATCTATCTGCCTCTGTGCAGGGAGACTCTGGAGGTCCACTGGTCAGCAAACAGGGTGGCATTTGGGTGCAGGCTGGGATTGTGAGCTTTGGTGAGGGATGTGCTCTGCCAAATTTCCCTGGTGTGTATACCAGAGTGTCTGAATATGAGAACTGGATCAAGCAGCAGATCACCAGCAACCAGCCAGGCTACGTCACATACAGCTCCAGTGGCACTGATGGGGATCTGAGTGTGTCTTGTGCAGGCCTGCCTGCTCTTGGTACAACTACTGCAACCACTGCAGACACAGCTACAATTAACACTGTACCTGCAACTACAGCTTCACATAAGATTATctacatatataatatgtaacCCAATGCTAAAATCTATATCTGAAGCAAAATATTTTGGTGTGCCATACAGTGTTGGAGTAGTTTATAAAACATAATTCATTAAAACTTTAAACTGTGagattatgttttgttttactcTATTGAAAATGTAATCTCATTACTAAGTACTGTATTTCTATGTTACTCTGTAACAATGGTGACTGACTGGAACATAGAAAGGaaaaacatattacatatttcaGTAAACAAAATAGCCTGTCACACAAAtgaaaatatgtacattttctCATCCCGATCTCTGTTCTTAACACATAGCCAGTTTAGCTTGATTAATCCTATGGCAACCCCTATCCTCACAATCACAACTCTCATTGCCTTCTCAATTTATGCAGCTACAAATGCTTCTACAAACACTACAGTACCAACAACCAGAGCTTCTACCACTACAACGAAGATTGTCCCCACAGTAGCTGCTTCACGTAAGACTATAAGCAATTTCTCTTCACTGTTGTTTTAGAGGGTGTTGTAATTGAGTCCAACACGTGAATGATGTAGACTAGTGCTGCTGCAATTATTTAGCAATCGCCTCAGGTTATCCGAAAAGAACAAGAAGACTGTTGGTTTATTAACACACTCTTATATACATGCCACTCAACATCAGCTTGAAAGCTTTGTGTTTAAATCTAAACCCGTGGTTTCTATGAACAGATATAAACAGGATATACACAAGTATCatataagtgcattaaacaaaTATGTGGAAATAATATTGTGCACATCACAGAATAATGTAATCAGTGATTAATAATGC encodes:
- the LOC136664567 gene encoding prostasin-like — protein: MVTLRTVSVVFLIGFLAKGCRSQLNVCGVAPLNTKIVGGQNATPGSWPWQVSLQINGFHFCGGSLINSDWVLTAAHCFESFTASQVTVFLGEQSLGIPTSNVVSRSVTRVIINPSYSSVTNDNDIALLQLNSSVTFTPFIRPVCLAATGSTFFNGTLTWVTGWGDTDFGVSLPAPMTLQEVQVPVIGNRKCNCLYEVGAITNNMLCAGLLAGGKDSCQGDSGGPLVSKQGGIWVQAGIVSFGEGCALPNFPGVYTRVSEYENWIKQQITSNQPGYVTYSSSGTDGDLSVSCAGLPALATNASTNTTVPTTRASTTTTKIVPTVAASPVVCGNAKLNTITEGGNSLASSGVWPWMVSLQSNGTHVCGGTLVAEQFALSSAACLSSSSNASDWTVILGRLKQNGSNPNEVAISVKNISLSDGTANNIAVLELSRKPTLSDFIQPICVDLGDNSFPINTPCWASGWGLGGGVEQTLQQFNTTILDCGNASTSNTSICTGVMPLEQTDTGGPLMCKIGQSWVQAAVLTLNTKSRVVRSVEVFSKTITFASFLAAKVGTFPPKANTTSVSTTIKPLGSKASSFLSFSSLILLSIPAFIQALS